The following proteins are encoded in a genomic region of Streptomyces collinus Tu 365:
- a CDS encoding tetratricopeptide repeat protein, giving the protein MVSKGLLKVTVRQRIEGFLMSGDSQDLLTQKTARDAGRLKRSATGFRQGRVVVLDAEGVHLVAMLYWCRGCMPSNPVAEAEIAAAEKLFRLLSPGAADPVPRVVRELRRQLRREAAETALGMLATAEAQADAGLADQALEVLRGTLESAPTGDADIPDLLHRFSLAHRVRFCILGHADDNTRAIELARAAVQRGGAEHHERLANLAGLLQNRYTLLGNPGDLDESVALSREGLDAEGDAGLILHGAALCGALLLRHQNSGAERDLNEAIELGRTVLAHCAPDAPKRAEVESFLARSLLARHWRTRCPDDLEEALSLSRAAVRDAPTGSTFRTLMMGNLAGVLRDRFGVTGVRADLDEAIGIMGTVLRDVPEEHADFAVQLGNSGVYHRVRYEQGGDPADLDTALPNIEPITTSKAGAPRRTVESLLTTNRQRSPATSRPHRRAAPTPGTGCWSPTRRSPSEAAPPLSLPAALSHDRGRSPRDRPRTIEVPLHSSRPAKPGPGVERSEL; this is encoded by the coding sequence ATGGTCAGTAAGGGGCTCCTGAAAGTCACGGTGAGGCAGCGCATCGAAGGCTTCCTGATGAGCGGTGATTCGCAGGACCTGCTCACGCAAAAGACTGCCAGAGATGCTGGCCGGCTCAAGCGGTCGGCGACCGGCTTTCGGCAGGGTCGTGTCGTGGTGCTCGACGCCGAGGGTGTTCACCTCGTCGCGATGCTCTACTGGTGTCGGGGCTGCATGCCGTCCAACCCGGTGGCGGAGGCTGAGATCGCCGCAGCCGAGAAGCTGTTCCGGCTGCTGAGTCCCGGCGCGGCGGATCCGGTGCCCAGGGTGGTCCGCGAGCTGCGTCGGCAGTTGCGCCGGGAGGCGGCGGAGACGGCGCTGGGGATGCTGGCCACCGCGGAGGCGCAGGCGGATGCGGGACTCGCAGACCAGGCCCTCGAGGTGCTGCGCGGGACTCTGGAGTCTGCGCCTACTGGGGACGCCGACATCCCCGACTTGCTGCACCGGTTCAGCCTCGCTCACCGCGTGCGCTTCTGCATCCTTGGCCACGCCGATGACAACACCCGAGCAATTGAGCTGGCGCGCGCGGCCGTGCAACGCGGAGGCGCGGAGCATCACGAGCGGCTTGCCAATCTGGCCGGGCTGCTCCAGAACCGTTACACGCTGCTGGGCAACCCAGGCGACCTGGACGAATCGGTGGCGTTGAGCCGCGAGGGCCTCGACGCCGAGGGCGATGCGGGCCTCATCTTGCACGGGGCCGCGCTGTGCGGCGCGCTGCTGCTGCGCCACCAGAACTCGGGTGCCGAGCGCGACTTGAACGAGGCCATCGAGCTGGGGAGGACCGTGCTTGCCCACTGCGCGCCGGACGCGCCCAAGCGCGCGGAGGTCGAGTCGTTTCTCGCACGTTCGCTGCTCGCTCGGCACTGGCGGACGCGGTGCCCGGACGACCTGGAAGAGGCCCTGTCCCTGTCACGGGCCGCCGTCCGTGACGCGCCGACCGGCAGTACCTTCCGCACCCTCATGATGGGCAATCTCGCCGGCGTGCTGCGCGACCGCTTCGGCGTCACGGGCGTCCGTGCTGACCTCGACGAGGCGATCGGCATCATGGGAACCGTACTCCGGGACGTGCCCGAGGAGCATGCAGACTTCGCTGTCCAACTGGGGAATTCCGGCGTGTATCACCGGGTGCGCTACGAGCAAGGTGGCGACCCGGCCGACCTGGACACCGCCCTGCCGAACATAGAACCGATCACTACGTCAAAGGCGGGGGCACCGAGAAGGACCGTCGAAAGTCTCCTGACGACGAATCGTCAGAGAAGTCCTGCGACCTCACGCCCCCACCGGCGCGCGGCCCCGACGCCCGGCACAGGCTGTTGGTCACCGACCCGGCGATCACCCTCGGAGGCTGCCCCGCCGCTGTCACTACCTGCCGCGCTGTCCCACGATCGAGGGCGGTCCCCGCGAGACCGCCCCCGCACGATCGAAGTCCCACTCCACTCCAGCCGCCCAGCGAAGCCGGGTCCTGGCGTTGAGCGGTCAGAGCTCTAG